The proteins below are encoded in one region of Methylobacillus flagellatus KT:
- the rapZ gene encoding RNase adapter RapZ, producing the protein MQLVIVTGLSGSGKSIVLKMLEDSGYYCIDNLPATLLPQASEHLSQGNHQRVAISIDTRSASLEALPGNIRKLKDEGIEVQVLFLEANVETLVKRYSETRRRHPLSSDTSTLAESISHERHMLEPLVDLGLRIDTSSLSANALRNWVKEFVTQKNGELILLFSSFGFKHGIPLDADYVFDVRCLPNPYYDPALRPQTGQDKPVCAFLEAHDSVQNMYDDIRGFIERWLPNFIADNRSYLTVAIGCTGGQHRSVYLAERLAAHFRRQEYRVLVRHRSLETN; encoded by the coding sequence ATGCAGCTTGTCATCGTGACCGGTCTTTCGGGTTCAGGCAAGAGCATCGTGCTCAAGATGCTGGAAGACAGTGGTTACTATTGCATCGACAACCTGCCTGCCACCCTGCTGCCTCAAGCTTCGGAACATCTGAGCCAAGGCAATCACCAAAGAGTGGCAATCAGCATCGATACACGCAGTGCCTCGCTCGAGGCGCTGCCAGGCAACATCCGCAAGCTCAAGGATGAGGGCATCGAGGTACAGGTGCTTTTTCTCGAGGCCAATGTGGAGACACTGGTCAAGCGCTACAGCGAAACGCGCCGGCGCCATCCCTTGAGCAGTGACACCAGCACTCTGGCGGAGAGCATCAGTCACGAACGCCACATGCTGGAGCCTCTGGTTGATCTGGGGCTGCGCATCGATACCAGCAGTCTCAGCGCCAATGCCTTGCGCAATTGGGTCAAGGAATTCGTGACGCAGAAAAACGGTGAACTCATCCTGCTCTTCTCCTCGTTTGGTTTCAAGCATGGGATTCCGCTGGATGCAGATTATGTGTTTGACGTGCGCTGCCTGCCCAACCCCTACTATGATCCGGCGCTCCGGCCCCAGACCGGACAGGACAAGCCCGTGTGTGCGTTCCTGGAGGCACATGACAGCGTACAGAACATGTATGACGATATCCGCGGTTTCATCGAGCGCTGGCTGCCCAACTTCATTGCCGACAACCGCAGCTACTTGACCGTGGCGATCGGTTGCACCGGCGGCCAGCACCGCTCGGTCTATCTTGCAGAACGTCTTGCGGCACATTTCCGCCGCCAGGAATACCGCGTGCTGGTGCGGCATCGATCACTGGAGACCAACTAG
- the lptC gene encoding LPS export ABC transporter periplasmic protein LptC, with protein sequence MQGRTNTILFPLAVLGLMALITLWIDRTVQPPEPRIDGATRHDPDYILNNFVTTKTDATGSISHILKASEMRHYPDDDTTELENPHFTQFGVGRPATTIEGKRGYVSSDGAVVEFRDNVRVVRPAFGDRPEMTLTTEYLRVEPDREVASTDQPVVITQGPKSVVRAVGMVYDKKNQTIQLNKRVRSHYERPPAKRASSKPRASAKPVASRTSKQTSGNSKNAKQPTKTQ encoded by the coding sequence ATGCAAGGGCGCACCAATACCATCCTGTTTCCACTTGCCGTACTCGGCCTGATGGCCTTGATTACATTATGGATAGACCGCACGGTGCAGCCTCCGGAGCCGCGCATCGACGGGGCAACCCGCCACGACCCGGACTATATCCTGAATAACTTCGTCACGACGAAGACGGATGCGACGGGGTCGATCAGCCATATCCTCAAGGCATCTGAGATGCGGCATTACCCGGATGACGATACTACCGAGCTGGAAAACCCGCATTTCACCCAGTTTGGGGTGGGCAGGCCTGCGACGACGATAGAAGGTAAGCGCGGCTATGTCTCCAGTGACGGGGCGGTCGTGGAATTCCGCGACAATGTGCGCGTGGTGCGGCCGGCATTCGGGGATCGCCCGGAAATGACGCTGACAACGGAATATCTGCGGGTGGAACCGGATCGCGAGGTTGCGTCGACCGATCAGCCTGTCGTGATTACCCAGGGCCCTAAGAGCGTGGTGCGCGCAGTCGGGATGGTGTATGACAAGAAAAACCAGACCATACAGCTTAATAAGCGGGTGCGTAGCCATTATGAGCGCCCTCCCGCCAAGCGGGCCAGCAGCAAGCCAAGGGCATCTGCCAAACCTGTGGCTTCCAGAACCAGCAAGCAAACATCCGGTAATAGTAAAAATGCCAAGCAGCCAACCAAGACCCAGTAG
- a CDS encoding RNA polymerase factor sigma-54 produces the protein MKQSLQLKFSQNLALTPQLQQSIKLLQLSSQELNQELESLLQANPLLERIDGPDGAAEISESYSPAPDAAVSAPASEAPAPASEELPRIDEFGGGDDYYESFQGGSRWEEGGANSEDDNDFSFQEAANLTLREHLLSQIKLLPLSERDQTLAMVLVDAINDDGYLEQSLEELAELLPEELEIDPLELETALKHIQNLDPPGIGARNLAECLTLQLRALPAETPFVELAIKVAEQHLPLLASRDYTRLRKLLHCDDDVLKSVQQLVTQLNPRPGGEFSHITSDHYIQHEIVVKKIKGIWVASLNDEVVPKLRINQLYAGILKRNRDSSSQYLMSQMQEAKWMIKNIQQRFSTILRVSQAIVDRQRNFFEHGEVAMRPLVLREIADELGLHESTVSRVTTRKHMLTPRGVYELKYFFGSHVATESGGACSATAIRALIKQMVSEENPKKPLSDNQITDILSKQGIVVARRTIAKYRESLQIPAANQRKSL, from the coding sequence ATGAAACAAAGTCTACAGCTAAAATTTTCCCAAAATCTCGCATTGACGCCGCAGCTGCAGCAGTCAATCAAATTGTTGCAGCTGTCCTCGCAGGAACTCAACCAGGAGCTGGAGTCACTGTTGCAGGCCAATCCCTTGCTGGAGCGTATAGACGGTCCAGACGGTGCTGCCGAGATATCCGAAAGCTACAGTCCTGCCCCGGATGCTGCGGTTTCTGCTCCTGCCAGCGAAGCGCCTGCGCCCGCGAGCGAGGAATTGCCACGCATTGACGAATTTGGCGGCGGGGATGATTACTATGAGTCTTTCCAAGGAGGTAGCCGCTGGGAAGAAGGCGGCGCTAATAGTGAAGACGATAACGACTTCAGCTTTCAGGAAGCGGCCAACCTCACTCTGCGTGAACACCTGCTGAGCCAGATCAAGCTGCTGCCTTTGTCGGAACGTGATCAGACCTTGGCGATGGTACTGGTAGATGCGATCAATGACGATGGGTATCTGGAACAGTCCCTGGAAGAGCTGGCCGAGCTTTTGCCGGAAGAGCTGGAGATCGATCCGCTCGAGCTTGAAACGGCACTCAAGCATATCCAGAATCTGGATCCGCCGGGGATTGGCGCCCGCAACCTGGCAGAATGCCTGACATTGCAACTGCGTGCCTTGCCGGCAGAAACACCTTTTGTGGAGTTGGCGATCAAGGTTGCCGAACAGCATCTGCCCCTGCTGGCAAGTCGTGATTACACGCGCTTGCGTAAACTGCTGCATTGCGATGATGATGTCCTGAAATCGGTGCAGCAACTGGTGACCCAGCTCAATCCGCGACCAGGCGGCGAATTCAGCCACATTACTTCGGATCATTACATCCAGCATGAAATCGTGGTGAAGAAGATCAAGGGGATCTGGGTTGCCAGCCTGAATGATGAGGTCGTACCCAAGCTGCGTATCAACCAGCTTTATGCCGGCATCCTGAAACGGAATCGTGACAGCTCCAGTCAATATCTCATGAGTCAGATGCAGGAGGCGAAATGGATGATCAAGAATATCCAGCAGCGCTTCTCCACTATCCTGCGTGTGTCGCAGGCAATCGTGGACCGGCAGCGTAATTTCTTCGAGCACGGCGAAGTGGCCATGCGCCCGTTGGTGCTTCGGGAGATTGCCGATGAGCTGGGCCTGCATGAATCGACCGTGTCGCGCGTGACCACAAGAAAGCACATGCTCACACCGCGCGGTGTTTACGAGTTGAAGTATTTCTTCGGCAGCCATGTGGCGACAGAGTCGGGAGGAGCGTGCTCCGCCACGGCGATCCGTGCGTTGATCAAGCAGATGGTGAGCGAGGAAAACCCGAAGAAGCCGCTGTCCGACAATCAGATCACCGATATCCTGAGCAAGCAAGGGATTGTCGTGGCAAGAAGAACTATAGCGAAATACCGCGAGTCTCTACAGATACCCGCGGCCAACCAGCGCAAGTCGCTTTGA
- the lptB gene encoding LPS export ABC transporter ATP-binding protein: MSELIVESLRKQYKSRTVVQDISLQLNSGEVVGLLGPNGAGKTTSFYMMVGLVPLDGGRILLNGKDLSRMPIHQRARMGLAYLPQEPSIFRKMTVTENIQAILELQEMTAEQQNEQLESLLQELHITHIRNSMAVSLSGGERRRVEIARCLATNPSFILLDEPFAGIDPIAVLDIQKIVRFLTERNIGVLITDHNVRETLGICDRAYIVNEGRVFASGKPSEIIHNESVREVYLGKDFRL; encoded by the coding sequence ATGAGTGAATTAATCGTAGAAAGCTTGCGCAAGCAATATAAATCGCGCACCGTCGTGCAGGATATTTCCCTGCAGCTCAACAGTGGCGAGGTGGTTGGACTGCTAGGACCGAATGGCGCGGGCAAGACAACCAGTTTCTACATGATGGTGGGATTGGTGCCCCTGGATGGCGGACGCATACTGCTCAATGGCAAGGACCTGAGTCGGATGCCCATCCACCAGCGCGCGCGCATGGGGTTGGCCTACCTGCCCCAGGAGCCGTCCATTTTCCGCAAGATGACGGTGACGGAGAATATCCAGGCCATCCTCGAGTTGCAGGAAATGACCGCTGAGCAGCAGAATGAGCAGCTTGAATCCTTGTTGCAGGAGCTCCATATCACCCATATACGCAACAGTATGGCAGTCAGCCTGTCCGGAGGCGAGCGCCGCCGGGTGGAAATCGCCCGCTGCCTGGCGACCAATCCCAGTTTTATACTGTTGGACGAGCCGTTTGCGGGGATTGACCCGATCGCGGTACTGGATATCCAGAAGATCGTACGTTTTCTGACCGAGCGCAACATCGGAGTTTTGATCACGGACCATAATGTGCGTGAGACATTGGGCATATGCGACCGCGCCTATATCGTGAACGAAGGCCGCGTATTCGCATCGGGGAAACCCAGTGAAATCATTCATAACGAGAGTGTAAGAGAAGTTTACCTGGGCAAGGATTTCCGCCTGTAG
- the hpf gene encoding ribosome hibernation-promoting factor, HPF/YfiA family, which translates to MNLHLTGHHLEVTPALREYVQSKLARLSNHFDHVIDLKVTLSVEKLVQKAEATLHVPGNDLHAECGAENMYSAIDLLADKLDRQVLKHKEKISNHNQASGGLKHQPVE; encoded by the coding sequence ATGAATTTGCACCTGACCGGACATCATCTAGAGGTTACTCCAGCGTTGCGCGAATATGTGCAGTCTAAACTGGCTCGACTCAGTAATCACTTTGATCATGTGATTGACCTCAAGGTCACCCTGAGTGTAGAAAAACTGGTGCAAAAGGCGGAAGCCACCCTGCATGTGCCTGGCAACGACCTGCATGCGGAATGTGGTGCAGAAAACATGTACAGCGCGATTGACTTGCTAGCTGACAAGCTGGACCGCCAAGTGTTGAAGCATAAGGAGAAGATCAGCAACCACAACCAAGCATCAGGTGGCCTCAAGCACCAACCGGTTGAGTAA
- the hprK gene encoding HPr(Ser) kinase/phosphatase, with protein sequence MAEISVTQLYKDMRRKLKLKWVAGLAGGDNPLTSETVTKPSLALVGHLNFVHPNRVQVLGCAEMDYLRSLKARELFQAIKNLFSADLAAIIVANGEEAPKELVAASDEFGTPLFTSPLRSPGLMDVLSHYLAQAVAISESLHGVFMEVQGFGLMIKGTAAIGKSELALELISRGHRLVADDIVDFYRIAPDRLEGRCPPLLQDFLEVRGLGVLNIRALFGDNAVKPTKPLDLIVQLEMADTMVPLDRLNIKSQHEKILDVKIPKVVIPVAAGRNIAVLVEVAVRNHMLLLRGINGTKQFLQRQHREMARTSRKTKPQAE encoded by the coding sequence ATGGCTGAAATCAGTGTGACCCAGCTTTACAAGGATATGCGCCGCAAGCTCAAGCTGAAATGGGTAGCAGGGTTGGCGGGTGGCGACAATCCCCTGACAAGTGAAACCGTGACCAAGCCATCTCTGGCGCTGGTCGGTCACCTGAATTTCGTGCATCCCAACCGTGTACAGGTCTTGGGTTGCGCGGAAATGGACTACCTGCGCAGCCTGAAGGCGCGCGAATTGTTCCAGGCGATCAAGAACCTGTTTTCCGCTGACCTGGCAGCCATCATCGTCGCTAATGGCGAAGAAGCCCCGAAAGAACTGGTGGCGGCTTCCGACGAGTTCGGCACGCCTTTGTTCACTTCACCTTTACGCAGTCCCGGCCTCATGGATGTGCTGAGCCATTACCTTGCCCAAGCCGTGGCGATATCGGAAAGCTTGCATGGCGTGTTCATGGAAGTGCAGGGTTTCGGCCTCATGATCAAGGGCACCGCGGCCATTGGCAAGAGCGAGCTGGCACTGGAGCTGATTTCGCGAGGACACCGCTTGGTGGCGGATGATATCGTCGACTTCTATCGTATCGCGCCGGACAGGCTGGAAGGGCGTTGCCCGCCGTTGCTCCAAGACTTCCTCGAAGTGCGCGGATTGGGGGTGCTCAATATCCGCGCCTTGTTTGGCGACAATGCCGTCAAGCCGACCAAGCCGCTCGACCTGATCGTGCAACTGGAAATGGCGGATACCATGGTGCCGCTGGATCGGCTCAACATCAAATCGCAGCATGAGAAAATCCTGGATGTCAAAATCCCCAAGGTCGTGATCCCGGTCGCTGCCGGCCGTAATATCGCCGTCCTGGTCGAAGTGGCCGTGCGCAACCATATGCTCCTGTTGCGCGGCATCAACGGTACCAAGCAGTTCCTGCAGCGCCAGCATCGCGAGATGGCGCGCACTTCCCGGAAAACGAAACCACAGGCCGAATAG
- a CDS encoding NAD(P)/FAD-dependent oxidoreductase, which yields MSQHVLIAGGGIVGCLTAMELVSRGCRVTIVERNNIASQTSGESSWAGTGIMFPLLPWMYSDHVNTLTHYGASLYPDICARLFKETGIDPQMLDSGFLLLPPFDREAALTWCARYQVKAEDTKAAGFGVQSPNGQDALWLPDVKQVRPPCLMHALRTWLENHHVRLLERTELMPLSPGTSRLTAWATTSGELLEADRFIVTSGAWSFELLKEVASKLQIKPMRGQILLYKPEHNPRAVIFREDFYLVPRRDGYLLAGSTLEDVGFDPSVTDTVRDAIRAKAAALMPELADLPILKHWSGLRPGTPENLPIISPHPGIENLYLNTGHFRYGLTMGPASASLAAALVCGETPWTDPTPFSLPQ from the coding sequence ATGAGCCAGCATGTATTGATTGCGGGCGGCGGCATCGTCGGCTGCCTCACCGCCATGGAGCTGGTTTCTCGTGGCTGCAGGGTCACCATTGTCGAGCGCAACAACATCGCCAGCCAGACCTCGGGAGAGTCCTCGTGGGCGGGCACTGGCATCATGTTTCCATTGCTGCCGTGGATGTATTCAGACCATGTCAATACACTCACGCATTATGGCGCATCCCTATATCCGGACATCTGTGCACGCTTGTTCAAGGAAACCGGCATAGATCCGCAAATGCTCGATTCCGGCTTTCTGCTGTTGCCACCATTCGATCGCGAAGCCGCGCTGACGTGGTGTGCCCGCTACCAGGTCAAGGCGGAAGACACTAAGGCCGCAGGCTTCGGGGTGCAATCACCCAATGGACAAGATGCGCTCTGGCTGCCCGACGTCAAACAGGTGCGCCCTCCCTGCCTGATGCATGCCCTGCGTACATGGCTGGAAAACCACCATGTACGCTTACTGGAACGCACCGAGCTCATGCCGCTTTCCCCCGGCACATCCAGGCTTACCGCATGGGCCACTACGTCTGGCGAACTACTGGAAGCTGACCGCTTTATCGTCACTTCCGGCGCCTGGAGCTTCGAGCTGCTCAAAGAGGTGGCCAGCAAGCTGCAGATCAAGCCCATGCGCGGGCAGATCCTGCTCTACAAGCCTGAGCACAATCCTCGCGCCGTGATCTTCCGCGAGGATTTCTACCTGGTGCCGCGCCGAGACGGATACCTGCTGGCTGGCAGCACCCTTGAGGATGTCGGTTTCGACCCCTCCGTGACGGATACCGTCCGGGATGCAATCCGCGCCAAGGCAGCAGCCCTGATGCCGGAACTAGCAGACCTTCCCATCCTCAAGCACTGGAGCGGCTTAAGACCAGGAACTCCTGAAAACCTGCCCATCATCAGCCCACACCCAGGCATCGAGAACCTATATCTCAATACCGGGCACTTCCGCTATGGATTGACCATGGGGCCTGCGAGCGCCAGCCTGGCTGCAGCCTTGGTGTGCGGCGAGACACCCTGGACCGACCCTACGCCTTTTTCCCTACCGCAGTAG
- the lptA gene encoding lipopolysaccharide transport periplasmic protein LptA: MRHPPYSLVLAILAGMLSVSAFAEKADRDKPIELEADAVQVNDAKKTSTYTGNVILTQGTLVIRGDKLIVREDKEGFQHSTSYGNPTTFRQKRDGKNEYMEGGGQRIEYDGRMDKVQLFTNAWVKRGDDIVHGDYIMYDANAEYAEVISGGSQATTPTGRVRAIIQPRKKPEAEAP, translated from the coding sequence ATGCGCCACCCGCCTTATTCATTAGTGCTTGCCATACTGGCTGGCATGCTGTCAGTTTCCGCCTTCGCGGAAAAGGCCGACCGGGACAAGCCGATTGAGTTGGAGGCCGATGCCGTGCAGGTCAACGATGCCAAGAAGACCAGTACCTACACCGGTAATGTGATCCTGACCCAGGGGACCCTGGTCATCCGCGGCGACAAGCTGATCGTGCGCGAGGACAAGGAAGGCTTCCAGCACAGCACATCTTATGGCAATCCGACGACGTTCAGGCAGAAGCGCGACGGCAAGAACGAATACATGGAGGGTGGCGGCCAGCGGATAGAGTATGATGGACGCATGGACAAGGTGCAGTTGTTTACCAATGCCTGGGTCAAGCGCGGCGATGATATCGTGCATGGGGATTACATCATGTATGACGCCAACGCCGAATATGCGGAAGTCATCAGCGGCGGATCACAAGCGACAACTCCGACTGGCCGTGTGCGCGCCATTATTCAGCCGAGGAAGAAACCAGAGGCGGAGGCTCCCTGA
- a CDS encoding TonB-dependent receptor, with product MHITGKKVTHTLTPPAPVTPKHILTAITMAFSSTLTSMHVQAAGEINLPTVSVTANPLGVSSDDMVVPVSTLSGRELSLQRESTLGETLKSIPGVSSTYFGPNASRPIIRGLDGERVRMMQNGVGILDASSLSFDHAVPLDPLVIEQIDVVRGPAALLYGGSAVGGVVNAIDHRIPKEAINGVTGRSEVRFGGAENQKNGAVVVDAGNGVLTVHADAYKRKTDDLDIPGYAMSRRKSEQSGEARERKGRLVNSGSDADGGAIGASIALENGYVGMSYSTFNNKYGTVADPDVLIDMKSDRWDFASELRDLGRMISKVKVRMAYTDYKHQELEDGEVGTTFKNRGVEGSIEATHGNIGPLNGVVGIQFHNSRFQAMGEEAFVPSNRTNTRAVYLYEELPLDALKLTFGGRVEHAKIDSRGGDEFGPSQSKSFTPYSFAGGALFKLDEQWSVTANLSHNERAPSYFELYADGEHVATGQYEVGSSDLDKERSNGIDAQLRWKRHHHAFQIGAYYTRFNNFIGLFNSGELVNEDGIPGQADSVITEARFTGAKATFRGIEAEGKFRIYDKTGSLDLNLRGDYVRATNRDTGDPLPRISPLKLGFGLDYRFNRFGSRLDILRAFKQDRTDENELVTDGYTLVNATVTYKLPTSQHFQLEAFAKAYNLLDQTIRDHTSMLKDIAPMGGRSVLVGLRGDF from the coding sequence ATGCACATCACCGGGAAGAAAGTCACCCATACCCTCACGCCGCCCGCACCAGTTACGCCAAAGCACATCCTGACGGCGATCACCATGGCCTTCAGCAGCACCCTGACTTCCATGCACGTACAGGCAGCGGGGGAAATCAACCTGCCCACTGTCTCTGTCACTGCGAATCCGCTGGGCGTCAGCTCCGACGATATGGTCGTGCCGGTATCCACCCTAAGCGGGCGTGAGCTTTCGCTGCAACGCGAAAGCACGTTAGGTGAAACCCTGAAATCCATTCCCGGCGTTTCCTCCACTTATTTCGGCCCTAACGCCTCGCGCCCCATCATCCGCGGGCTGGATGGGGAACGCGTACGCATGATGCAGAACGGCGTCGGCATCCTGGATGCCTCCAGCCTGAGCTTTGATCACGCAGTGCCGCTGGATCCGTTGGTGATCGAGCAGATCGATGTGGTGCGTGGCCCTGCCGCCCTGCTTTACGGCGGCAGCGCAGTGGGCGGCGTGGTGAACGCGATTGATCATCGCATTCCAAAAGAAGCGATCAACGGTGTCACTGGCCGCAGCGAAGTGCGGTTTGGCGGTGCGGAAAACCAGAAGAACGGTGCAGTCGTCGTCGATGCTGGCAATGGCGTGCTGACCGTGCATGCCGACGCCTACAAGCGCAAGACCGATGACCTCGACATCCCAGGCTATGCCATGTCCCGCCGCAAGAGCGAGCAGAGCGGAGAGGCGCGGGAACGCAAGGGCCGCCTCGTGAATAGCGGCTCAGATGCCGATGGCGGCGCAATTGGAGCCTCGATAGCGCTGGAAAACGGCTATGTCGGCATGTCCTATTCCACCTTCAACAACAAATATGGCACCGTCGCTGACCCAGATGTCCTCATTGACATGAAGAGCGACCGCTGGGACTTTGCCTCCGAACTACGCGACCTGGGCAGGATGATCAGCAAGGTCAAGGTGCGCATGGCTTATACCGATTACAAGCACCAGGAACTAGAGGATGGTGAAGTGGGTACCACCTTCAAGAACCGCGGCGTGGAGGGCTCGATCGAAGCCACCCATGGCAATATCGGCCCACTCAATGGCGTGGTCGGCATACAGTTCCACAACTCCCGGTTCCAGGCGATGGGGGAAGAAGCCTTCGTGCCGTCCAATCGCACCAATACGCGTGCGGTATACCTGTATGAAGAACTGCCGCTGGACGCGCTCAAGCTCACTTTTGGCGGACGTGTGGAACACGCCAAGATCGACTCCAGGGGCGGGGACGAGTTCGGCCCCAGCCAGTCCAAATCCTTCACGCCATACAGCTTTGCAGGCGGCGCGCTATTCAAGCTGGACGAGCAATGGTCCGTCACCGCCAACCTGTCGCACAACGAACGCGCGCCCAGCTATTTCGAGCTATACGCTGACGGCGAGCATGTCGCCACCGGTCAGTATGAAGTCGGCTCCAGCGATCTCGATAAGGAACGCTCAAACGGCATCGACGCCCAATTGCGCTGGAAGCGGCACCACCACGCCTTCCAGATTGGCGCCTATTACACCCGGTTTAACAACTTCATTGGGCTATTCAACAGCGGCGAGCTGGTGAACGAGGATGGCATTCCAGGGCAAGCCGACTCCGTGATTACCGAAGCCAGGTTTACCGGCGCGAAGGCGACATTCAGAGGCATTGAGGCCGAAGGCAAATTCCGCATCTACGACAAGACCGGATCGCTGGACCTGAATCTGCGTGGCGATTATGTGCGTGCCACCAACCGCGACACTGGCGATCCGCTGCCACGCATCTCGCCATTGAAGCTGGGCTTCGGGCTGGATTACCGCTTCAACCGATTCGGCTCCCGGCTGGATATCCTGCGCGCCTTCAAACAAGACCGCACCGATGAAAACGAGCTTGTCACGGATGGCTACACCTTGGTCAATGCCACCGTGACCTACAAGCTGCCGACCTCGCAGCATTTCCAGCTGGAAGCGTTTGCCAAGGCGTATAACCTGCTGGACCAGACCATACGCGACCACACCTCCATGCTCAAGGATATCGCACCCATGGGCGGCCGCTCGGTGCTCGTCGGCCTGCGCGGAGATTTCTAG
- a CDS encoding KdsC family phosphatase, with protein MAVFDVDGVLTNGGLMLGDDGLEYKIFHSQDGLGMKMLKNTGIRMAYITGRKSNVVVKRAENTGVQIIYQGIDDKLEAFTDLLEKQGVSAEDCLFMGDDVIDIPPMRRAGLAVTVPHAMPLVKEYAHYTTERQAGLGAVREVCELLMRAQGTFDAQMAPYLK; from the coding sequence ATGGCAGTATTTGACGTGGATGGCGTTTTGACCAATGGCGGGCTGATGCTGGGGGATGACGGCCTGGAATACAAGATTTTCCATTCCCAGGATGGTTTGGGAATGAAGATGCTCAAGAATACTGGCATCCGCATGGCCTATATCACAGGCCGCAAGTCCAATGTGGTGGTGAAACGTGCCGAGAATACAGGTGTACAGATCATCTATCAGGGTATAGACGATAAGCTAGAGGCATTCACCGACTTGCTGGAGAAGCAGGGCGTGTCAGCCGAGGACTGTCTGTTTATGGGGGATGATGTGATCGACATTCCTCCCATGCGCCGTGCCGGGCTCGCGGTGACCGTGCCGCATGCCATGCCGCTGGTCAAGGAGTATGCTCATTACACCACCGAGCGCCAGGCCGGGTTGGGTGCTGTGCGCGAAGTCTGTGAGCTGCTCATGCGGGCGCAAGGCACCTTCGACGCGCAAATGGCGCCATATTTGAAGTAA
- a CDS encoding KpsF/GutQ family sugar-phosphate isomerase — MGISKLKPSNSATTLLQLAREVLAIEAREVQALAGRLDQSFVNAVELILQCRGRVVVTGIGKSGHIGNKIAATLASTGTPAFFMHPAEASHGDLGMITRDDVVIALSNSGEADELLALLPPLKRIGTPIISISGNRHSTLSKAADIFLDAHVSQEACPLGLAPTASTTAALALGDALAVTLLDQRGFSREDFALAHPGGSIGRRLLLHVQDVMRSGDDIPAVSVSSSLKDGLLEMSRKGLGMTAVLDAADKPVGIFTDGDLRRAFEAGIDINGTRMADVMHAHPRSILPGQLAVDALALMEQYSISSLLVVDQQGNLVGALNMHDLLMAKVV, encoded by the coding sequence ATGGGAATTTCCAAGTTAAAGCCGAGCAATAGCGCCACTACGCTACTGCAACTTGCGCGCGAAGTGTTGGCCATCGAGGCGAGAGAAGTGCAGGCATTGGCCGGGCGCCTCGATCAGAGCTTCGTGAACGCAGTCGAGCTCATTTTACAATGCCGGGGCCGAGTTGTCGTGACCGGTATTGGCAAATCGGGTCATATCGGCAACAAGATTGCCGCTACATTGGCCAGCACCGGGACACCGGCATTTTTCATGCATCCCGCCGAGGCGAGCCACGGCGACCTGGGCATGATCACACGGGATGACGTGGTGATTGCGCTATCCAATTCGGGAGAGGCGGACGAACTGCTGGCACTGTTGCCGCCATTGAAGCGTATTGGGACGCCTATCATCAGTATTTCAGGCAACCGCCATTCGACCTTGTCCAAGGCGGCGGATATTTTTCTCGACGCCCATGTGTCACAGGAGGCGTGTCCCCTGGGACTTGCGCCCACCGCAAGCACGACTGCGGCGCTGGCGCTGGGAGATGCGTTGGCCGTTACCCTGCTGGATCAGCGCGGGTTCTCGCGCGAGGATTTTGCCCTGGCTCATCCTGGCGGATCCATTGGCCGGCGGCTGTTGCTGCATGTACAGGACGTCATGCGTAGTGGGGACGATATTCCTGCCGTGTCGGTCAGCAGCAGCCTTAAGGATGGCTTGCTGGAGATGTCGCGCAAGGGCTTGGGCATGACTGCGGTGCTGGATGCCGCAGACAAGCCTGTGGGCATATTCACGGATGGCGACTTGCGCCGGGCGTTCGAGGCAGGCATCGACATCAACGGGACCCGCATGGCCGATGTCATGCATGCGCACCCCCGCAGCATTTTGCCCGGGCAGCTGGCCGTCGATGCCTTGGCCTTGATGGAGCAATATTCTATAAGCAGTCTGCTGGTCGTCGACCAGCAGGGTAATCTGGTCGGCGCACTCAATATGCACGACTTACTCATGGCAAAGGTGGTTTAG